Within Enterobacter sp. RHBSTW-00175, the genomic segment TTTTTAATTGAGCAATGCTCAGGCACGGTTGGAGGCTCGATTTACCCTCGGCATCTTTCTTCAATGTAAATTCAATTTCTTTATTGGCGACTTTATTATTATTTACGTAGACGTCGACATGGTATTTTCCCGGTACTTGCCCTGGGCCAATCTCATAAATACTGAGATCGGTTTTTTCCTGGGACGGATTATCAATATCCAGTAAGGCCGGGTTGAAATAATCTTCGGCAAGAGCTGTTTGTACACAAACACCCAGCAACGTGCAGCCCAGTGCAATAAGCATTGAGCGTCTGTGCTGCTTTGGTTGTTTTGTTGTATATTCCCAGCCCATAATGGTGTCCGATAATGAATGATGATTTATTTTATCTGTGCAGTCCAGGATGGAGTGATTCCGCCATAATCATTTATTATTTTCCAGCTTACTGCATGTGCGGAGATATTTCCCGGGATGGTGAAATGAGTTTCGCCTTTCGGACTGGCATACGTCACCTTATCGATTTTTTTGCCGTCAAGTTTGATTTCCTGGAAGTTCATATAAAATGGTGTCGGGTTATCAACAATCAACTGGTTCCCTTGTTTATGCCAGACTAAATGTGAGGCAACATCTTCAGGTTTGTCTGTAATACCAGAGGGGCGATACAGCAATTTAATACGTGTCTTAATTGCTATTTGCAGCGTATTAACATTTTCCTTGCGACTGGATGAAGGAATGGATTTAATATTCAGCCAGAACAGCGATTCACGATCTGCCGGTAGGCTACCGTTGGTTCTGATGATACGCAGAACGTTACTCTGTTCTGCATCAAGACGGAACAGGGGTGGGGTAATCAGGAACGGTGCCTTCTCGCGAGTCTTGTCTTCCGTTTCGACCCATGACTGCACCAGGTAGTCGAGGTTATCCGGGTTGGTGATACTAATGGACGATTCTTTTTTATTTTCCGGATAGACCACGCGGGTACCGCCGATGGTAATACCCGCATGAGCGGCGGAGGTGAGCAATAATAAGGACGAAACCAGAAGGAATTTACGCATAGATTTACCGTAATAAAGGAAAAAAAGATATTAGCCACGGAGATGACTAATATCCTTTTCATTAGTTGTAAACGATGGTGAACGTGGATACCGAATTTGCAGGGCCAGCCGTAACGCTGCTGCCGGTCTGAATGTAACGGGCACCAAATTCCAGGTCATTGGTGGTTGTTCCTGATGTCAGTGTATATCCGGCAGAAGCCGTATATAAACTCAGTGGGTTTTCAGTTTTATCTAATAACTGAATACCAACACCGGTTGCAGTACCTGTACCTGCTGTTACCGCCAGCACATCACTGTTACTGCCATCTGGGGTTCCACCAAATTTCACAGCAGCACTGGTTACGGTTTCAGGACAATCTTTAAGTTGAATACTAAAGCGGGTAGTTGCTGTGGTCGATCCGGATCCCGTAAATGCAGATTTCGCAACTTTACCTAATGAAACATCAAGTGGGCTACTTAATCCATTCACAACGGTACAAGCAGAGTCAATAATTTCACCTGTGAAATTAATTTGTCCTTCACCGCTTGCAGCAAATGCGGATACGGAAGCACATGCCATCCCGGCAACAATGCCCGCAATAATAAGTTTTTTCATTGTGTTCCTCTGAATGAAAGTGAGTCATTTTGGCTTTAATCATCACCTGGGTGATTGATTCGCGAGGAACTATGTATGATAACTATGTCTTGTTCAATTAACCTTCTCTGAATCATAAACTTAATGAATTTAATGTGTGTTGCTAATTCTTTAAATAAATAAAAAAGGGCTTATAAAACAATAAATAAATATGGGGCGTTGACACGTCACTTAACGGCTGTGATGAATATCGCGACTCTTTTTCTCCTGAAAGTCTGTTTAGCGAAGGGAAAGCAAAAGGAAATGATTACCCGTATGTTATTTATCAGGGCTATAGTATCTGCAAAGCGTTATAAGGAGAGGTACCATGGATTATCGCAAAATTATCAAAGAGGTAGGCCGGGGTAAAAATCATGCCCGGGATCTGGATCTCGAGACAGCGCGTGAGCTGTACACCCAGATGCTGAACGGTGACGTGCCGGACCTGGAGTTGGGTGGCATTCTGATTGCGCTACGCATTAAAGGTGAAGGCGAAGCAGAAATGCGGGGTTTTTATGAAGCCATGCAGGCGCAAACATTCCACCTGACACCACCCGTGGCAAAGCCCATGCCGATTGTGATTCCCAGCTATAACGGCGCGCGTAAGCAGGCGAACCTGACACCGCTTCTGGCCATTCTGCTACACAAGCTTGGATTTCCGGTGGTGGTTCATGGTGTCAGCGAAGATCCAACCCGTGTTCTGACAGAAACCATTTTTGAGATGCTGGGTATCGAACCAACTCTGCACGCAGGCCAGGCGCAGGCAAAACTGGACGGACATCAGCCGGTGTATATTCCGGTAAAAGCGCTCTGCCCGCCGCTGGAAAAGCAGCTGGATATGCGCTGGCGAATGGGGGTGCGTAACAGCGCCCACACGCTGGCGAAACTGGCGACGCCATTTGCTGAAGATGCAGCGTTGCGCCTTTCCAGTGTGTCGCATCCCGAGTATGTCCCGCGCGTTGCTAATTTCTTTGATGATATTGGTGGACGGGCACTACTGATGCACGGAACCGAAGGCGAGGTTTACGCCAATCCGCAGCGTTGTCCGCAACTTATGCTGATTGATTCAGCAGGTGCGCGTGTCGTTCTGGAACGTGGTGAAGAGAATGTAGACGTGGTGTTGCCGTCAGCGAAAGATCCGCATACGACCGCACACTGGATTGAACAATGCCTTGCCGGGAATGTACCCGTCCCGCACTCCATTAAGCTGCAAATGGCCTGTTGCCTGTTTGCAACGGGTGAAGCTGAAACGGTGGAAGCCGGGCTCCAGCGCGTTGAGCAGTCATTTTAGGCAAAAAAAAGCCCGTCCAGTGGCGGACGGGCAAGCAAGGGTAACAACAACAGGGTCAATGAGGGTGGAGCAACTCGCCAGAGGGTATA encodes:
- a CDS encoding molecular chaperone, translated to MRKFLLVSSLLLLTSAAHAGITIGGTRVVYPENKKESSISITNPDNLDYLVQSWVETEDKTREKAPFLITPPLFRLDAEQSNVLRIIRTNGSLPADRESLFWLNIKSIPSSSRKENVNTLQIAIKTRIKLLYRPSGITDKPEDVASHLVWHKQGNQLIVDNPTPFYMNFQEIKLDGKKIDKVTYASPKGETHFTIPGNISAHAVSWKIINDYGGITPSWTAQIK
- a CDS encoding fimbrial protein translates to MKKLIIAGIVAGMACASVSAFAASGEGQINFTGEIIDSACTVVNGLSSPLDVSLGKVAKSAFTGSGSTTATTRFSIQLKDCPETVTSAAVKFGGTPDGSNSDVLAVTAGTGTATGVGIQLLDKTENPLSLYTASAGYTLTSGTTTNDLEFGARYIQTGSSVTAGPANSVSTFTIVYN
- the ybiB gene encoding DNA-binding protein YbiB codes for the protein MDYRKIIKEVGRGKNHARDLDLETARELYTQMLNGDVPDLELGGILIALRIKGEGEAEMRGFYEAMQAQTFHLTPPVAKPMPIVIPSYNGARKQANLTPLLAILLHKLGFPVVVHGVSEDPTRVLTETIFEMLGIEPTLHAGQAQAKLDGHQPVYIPVKALCPPLEKQLDMRWRMGVRNSAHTLAKLATPFAEDAALRLSSVSHPEYVPRVANFFDDIGGRALLMHGTEGEVYANPQRCPQLMLIDSAGARVVLERGEENVDVVLPSAKDPHTTAHWIEQCLAGNVPVPHSIKLQMACCLFATGEAETVEAGLQRVEQSF